In the genome of Corythoichthys intestinalis isolate RoL2023-P3 chromosome 19, ASM3026506v1, whole genome shotgun sequence, one region contains:
- the LOC130907981 gene encoding dynein regulatory complex subunit 4-like, whose protein sequence is MAPKKAKGKKEGKGKAKAPKPPPEPLPPPELSDEVKALIKQIEQLQKDVETEMKARNNFQLEVDMLRTFWEVTGQELAETNAEYVNLFNEIERDELSHRQYIKEYLGEIKLYREDFKKHQEDYKIHVSQVEELEVKPYEKKRSEMILDEQQDIEDIVNTLKNKNNEDMARRGQEMKEQLLQTEQKYKKKLELLQHDLTNKEKTKLSEREYYWSSLIHNLQQDHDRRYSEFDAFLDDCKKKDLLHKDKLKKQIQVFVATEENKNKRLDAKDVKMIKLEQKKVQSQIVKLQKMMRNPIKKTHPNETVKGYELNQLKRDYDLRDKKLKQLECDMDEMRKTYQERLQDIKQRADQENAELQSKLDVLSEKLQKLQAVVCTRLFGIDFSAIGVPDKKVVDKTALDSQEDARQEHWSRKTRLNQTVIWHLQNVKELLQRDVETAIKERSTLIKLINEKLDEVFQVKLTLQKISCQMEMATMSKSGKGCQYNTPEPLEPPIHLQDDRSPMAGLMEEIVKIVCKNRTTKTQNKFSTLVFDQILDTQLRNSKQLLQSHAEMASKRRTQLILMLNDKTHELHGLQRKVKETNQELDKQKLVVDQNKSVEGALLRRRLM, encoded by the coding sequence ATGGCTCCCAAGAAAGCCAAAGGTAAAAAGGAGGGTAAGGGAAAAGCAAAGGCTCCTAAACCACCACCAGAACCCTTGCCTCCGCCTGAATTATCAGACGAGGTAAAGGCCCTCATAAAACAAATTGAACAGCTCCAAAAAGATGTGGAAACAGAAATGAAGGCGAGGAACAATTTCCAGTTGGAGGTGGACATGCTTCGAACCTTCTGGGAGGTGACGGGCCAAGAGCTGGCGGAGACCAACGCAGAGTATGTCAACCTGTTCAATGAAATCGAGAGAGACGAGCTCAGCCACAGACAGTACATCAAAGAATACCTGGGAGAAATCAAGCTGTACAGGGAGGATTTCAAAAAGCACCAGGAGGACTATAAAATCCATGTGAGCCAGGTTGAGGAACTGGAGGTCAAGCCTTATGAGAAGAAACGTTCTGAGATGATCCTAGACGAACAGCAAGACATTGAGGACATTGTCAACACGTTGAAGAACAAGAATAACGAAGACATGGCCAGGAGAGGACAGGAGATGAAGGAACAGCTCCTTCAGACAGAGCAAAAGTATAAGAAGAAGCTAGAGCTACTCCAACACGACCTGACCAACAAGGAGAAGACCAAACTTAGCGAGAGGGAGTACTACTGGAGCAGCCTCATCCACAATCTGCAGCAAGACCACGACAGGCGCTACAGTGAGTTTGACGCCTTCCTCGATGACTGCAAGAAGAAAGACCTGCTCCATAAAGACAAGCTAAAGAAGCAAATCCAAGTCTTTGTCGCCACGGAGGAGAACAAAAACAAGCGCTTGGACGCGAAGGATGTCAAGATGATAAAACTGGAGCAGAAGAAAGTCCAATCTCAAATTgtcaaactccaaaaaatgATGAGAAACCCCATTAAAAAAACTCACCCCAATGAGACAGTCAAAGGTTACGAGCTGAACCAGCTGAAGCGTGACTACGACTTGAGGGATAAGAAGTTGAAGCAACTCGAGTGCGACATGGACGAGATGCGCAAGACGTATCAGGAGAGATTGCAGGATATCAAACAGAGAGCCGATCAGGAAAACGCAGAGCTCCAATCCAAACTGGATGTATTATCTGAAAAACTTCAGAAGCTCCAAGCTGTGGTTTGCACTCGACTCTTCGGCATCGACTTCTCAGCCATAGGGGTACCCGACAAAAAAGTTGTGGACAAAACAGCTCTGGACTCACAGGAAGACGCTAGACAGGAGCACTGGAGCCGGAAAACCAGACTCAACCAGACAGTCATCTGGCACCTACAAAATGTCAAGGAGCTTCTTCAGCGAGACGTGGAGACCGCCATCAAGGAGAGGTCGACTCTGATCAAACTGATCAACGAGAAGCTAGACGAAGTGTTCCAAGTCAAGCTGACCCTCCAAAAAATCTCTTGTCAGATGGAAATGGCAACCATGTCCAAATCTGGTAAAGGCTGTCAATATAATACTCCTGAACCATTGGAGCCTCCAATCCACCTCCAAGACGACCGAAGTCCTATGGCCGGCCTAATGGAGGAAATCGTGAAGATTGTTTGCAAAAATCGCACGACCAAAACCCAAAACAAGTTCAGTACTTTGGTTTTTGACCAGATACTGGACACGCAGCTGAGGAACAGCAAACAACTCTTGCAGAGTCACGCCGAGATGGCCAGCAAAAGGCGGACGCAGCTAATTCTGATGTTGAACGACAAGACACATGAGCTGCACGGCCTACAACGCAAAGTCAAGGAGACCAACCAGGAACTGGATAAACAAAAATTAGTTGTCGATCAGAATAAAAGTGTAGAAGGAGCGTTGCTACGGCGTAGATTAATGTAA